A window from Pseudomonas moraviensis encodes these proteins:
- a CDS encoding acylase: protein MIISRQLTGLALAGTLFGLSLSAHALSPAADTRADIRRTSFGVPHIRAENERGLGFGIGYAYAQDNLCLLANEIVTVNGQRSRYFGPEQFTVEQRQNRVSDVFFTWLNSPESVHSFWQAQPAEVRDLVEGYAAGYNRSLAERRQQGLPQQCQGEWVRDISTDDLVKLTRRLLVEGGVGQFAEALAGATPPQATAQVKHDTQTFQLADARQQRFALDRGSNAVAVGSERSFNGRGMLLANPHFPWVGGMRFYQMHLTIPGKLDVMGAALPGLPMINIGFNQHLAWTHTVDSSKHFTLYRLQLDPKDSTRYLLDGKSLPLSKQKVTVQVKQADGQVVPVARDIYSSQFGPIVQWPGKLDWDKQYAYSLRDANLDNDRVLKQWYAMNQASNIKDLQDAVHKIQGIPWVNTLAVDDKGQTLYMNLSVVPNVSAEKLAKCSDPRLGLRMIVLDGSHSGCAWDVDPQAAQKGIFASSQLPQLLRKDFVQHSNDSAWLANPAQPLIGYSPLISQDAQPLGLRSRFALDRLAELSKKGPLAIKDLQHMVMDDQVYLAAQVMPDLLKFCATDLGSDAATLKSACASLKAWDGRANLDSGLGLVHFQNIMQALLESPDIWRVAFNPADAQNTPRGLAVEQPAVAKALREAMLASLELTGKMGLKADARWGDIQVVSSGGQQTPIHGGPGTLGIYNAMQSVPREDGKLEVVSGTSYLQVVSFDEKGPHAQGLLAFSLSSDPASKYSRDQTEAFSKKQWSVLPFTEQQIQADPQYQVQTIQEALDQAGKVAAH, encoded by the coding sequence GTGATTATTTCCAGGCAACTCACCGGGCTGGCCCTCGCCGGCACCTTATTCGGACTGAGCCTGTCGGCCCATGCACTGAGTCCGGCTGCAGACACCCGCGCGGACATTCGCCGCACCAGTTTTGGCGTGCCGCACATTCGCGCCGAAAACGAACGCGGTCTGGGGTTCGGCATCGGCTATGCGTATGCCCAGGACAATCTGTGTCTGCTGGCCAACGAGATCGTGACCGTCAATGGTCAGCGTTCCCGTTATTTCGGCCCGGAGCAGTTCACCGTCGAGCAACGGCAAAACCGCGTCAGCGACGTGTTTTTTACCTGGCTGAACAGCCCTGAATCCGTCCATTCGTTCTGGCAGGCGCAACCGGCCGAGGTGCGCGATCTGGTCGAGGGTTATGCCGCCGGGTACAACCGCTCTCTGGCTGAACGCCGTCAGCAAGGGTTGCCGCAGCAATGCCAAGGGGAATGGGTACGCGACATCAGTACCGACGATCTGGTCAAGCTGACGCGGCGCTTGCTGGTGGAAGGGGGAGTGGGCCAGTTCGCCGAAGCCCTTGCTGGCGCGACGCCGCCGCAAGCTACCGCGCAGGTGAAGCACGACACCCAGACATTTCAGCTGGCCGACGCACGTCAGCAGCGTTTCGCTCTCGATCGTGGCAGTAACGCCGTGGCGGTCGGCAGCGAGCGCTCGTTCAACGGCCGTGGCATGTTGCTGGCCAATCCGCACTTCCCCTGGGTCGGCGGCATGCGTTTCTACCAGATGCACCTGACCATCCCCGGCAAACTCGATGTCATGGGCGCGGCTTTGCCGGGTCTGCCGATGATCAATATCGGCTTCAACCAGCATCTGGCCTGGACCCACACGGTCGATTCGTCGAAACACTTCACGCTCTATCGTCTGCAACTCGATCCGAAGGATTCGACACGTTACCTTCTGGACGGCAAGTCGCTGCCACTGAGCAAACAAAAGGTCACCGTGCAGGTCAAGCAGGCTGACGGTCAGGTCGTACCGGTGGCGCGCGACATCTACAGCTCGCAGTTCGGGCCGATCGTGCAGTGGCCGGGCAAGCTCGATTGGGACAAGCAATACGCCTACAGCTTGCGCGATGCGAACCTTGATAACGATCGCGTGCTTAAACAGTGGTATGCGATGAACCAGGCCAGCAACATCAAGGATCTGCAAGACGCAGTGCACAAGATCCAGGGCATTCCCTGGGTCAACACTCTGGCGGTCGATGACAAGGGCCAGACGCTGTACATGAACCTGTCGGTGGTGCCGAATGTCAGCGCGGAAAAACTCGCCAAGTGCAGCGACCCGCGCCTCGGCCTGCGCATGATTGTTCTGGACGGCTCCCATAGCGGCTGTGCCTGGGATGTCGATCCGCAAGCGGCGCAGAAGGGCATATTCGCTTCCAGCCAGTTACCGCAACTGCTGCGCAAGGATTTCGTTCAGCACTCCAACGATTCCGCATGGCTGGCCAACCCGGCGCAACCGCTCATCGGCTATTCGCCGCTGATCAGCCAGGACGCACAACCACTGGGCCTGCGCTCGCGATTCGCACTTGATCGTTTGGCTGAGCTGAGCAAAAAAGGCCCGTTGGCGATCAAGGATCTGCAGCACATGGTCATGGACGATCAGGTCTATCTGGCCGCGCAGGTCATGCCCGACCTGCTGAAGTTCTGCGCAACCGATCTCGGTAGCGACGCCGCGACACTGAAATCTGCGTGCGCCAGCCTCAAGGCTTGGGATGGTCGCGCCAATCTGGATTCCGGCCTCGGTCTGGTGCACTTCCAGAACATCATGCAGGCGCTGCTTGAATCGCCGGACATCTGGCGCGTGGCGTTCAACCCCGCAGATGCGCAAAACACCCCGCGTGGTCTGGCGGTCGAGCAGCCTGCAGTTGCCAAAGCGCTACGCGAAGCGATGCTGGCGTCGCTCGAGTTGACCGGCAAGATGGGTCTGAAAGCAGACGCACGCTGGGGCGACATTCAGGTAGTCAGCAGCGGCGGGCAGCAAACGCCCATCCATGGCGGGCCGGGTACGCTGGGTATCTACAACGCGATGCAAAGCGTGCCCCGGGAGGACGGAAAACTTGAGGTGGTCAGCGGCACCAGCTACCTGCAAGTGGTGAGCTTCGATGAAAAAGGCCCGCATGCCCAGGGGCTGCTGGCGTTCTCACTGTCCAGTGATCCGGCGTCGAAGTATTCGCGCGATCAAACCGAAGCGTTTTCGAAGAAACAGTGGAGTGTCCTGCCCTTCACCGAACAGCAGATCCAGGCAGATCCGCAATATCAGGTGCAGACGATTCAGGAGGCACTGGATCAGGCAGGGAAGGTGGCCGCGCACTAA
- a CDS encoding FecR family protein: MTQDTLSEAEYDAITDAAAHWCMRLHAADCTDEERRAFEAWHDAHPLHAFEYEAMQEIWEVAGDLPRTEPEALAAQRKPSRSWRKFAVIVGACAVALPLAAYSGWSLGWLPDSYQHYAATDRVRQVTLSDGSQLELNLNTELTFSNYKHERRVTLNKGEAFFNVSHDTAHPFVVRAGEGRIRVTGTRFNVWMYEDQVRVNLVEGSVLVSSNRDLPGDGLRLAPSMQARYRHGDYAPQISQTYPGDTSLAWRSGRLVLDNLALHDALPLINRYLDKPLMLADTSTGAIRVGGVYNINEMNNLANSLPKVLPVYLTRNKEGNPVINSMPQRPPKS, encoded by the coding sequence ATGACCCAAGACACTCTCTCGGAAGCCGAATACGATGCGATCACCGATGCCGCCGCGCATTGGTGCATGCGTCTGCACGCCGCTGACTGCACGGACGAGGAGCGTCGCGCGTTTGAAGCCTGGCACGATGCGCATCCCCTGCATGCCTTCGAATACGAAGCCATGCAGGAAATCTGGGAAGTGGCCGGGGACCTGCCTCGAACCGAGCCTGAGGCACTCGCTGCGCAACGCAAGCCTTCGCGTTCGTGGCGCAAGTTTGCGGTCATTGTCGGCGCCTGTGCCGTCGCCCTGCCGCTCGCGGCTTACAGCGGCTGGAGTCTGGGCTGGCTGCCCGACAGTTATCAGCATTACGCCGCCACCGACCGCGTCCGTCAGGTCACCTTGAGTGATGGCAGCCAGCTGGAACTCAACCTCAACACCGAACTGACCTTCAGCAATTACAAACATGAACGCCGCGTGACCCTGAACAAGGGCGAGGCGTTTTTTAACGTCAGTCACGACACCGCGCATCCGTTCGTCGTGCGTGCCGGCGAAGGCAGGATTCGCGTGACCGGTACCCGATTCAACGTGTGGATGTATGAAGATCAGGTTCGGGTCAACCTGGTCGAAGGTTCGGTGCTGGTCAGCAGCAACCGCGATCTACCGGGAGACGGCCTGCGCCTGGCGCCATCGATGCAGGCACGCTACCGACATGGCGATTACGCGCCGCAAATCAGCCAGACCTACCCTGGCGACACTTCGCTGGCGTGGCGCAGCGGCCGACTGGTGCTCGATAACCTTGCCCTTCACGACGCCCTGCCGTTGATCAATCGTTACCTCGACAAGCCCTTGATGCTTGCCGACACCAGCACCGGCGCGATTCGCGTGGGCGGCGTCTACAACATCAATGAGATGAACAACCTGGCGAACAGCCTGCCGAAAGTGCTGCCGGTCTACCTGACCCGCAACAAGGAAGGCAACCCGGTGATCAACTCGATGCCGCAACGCCCGCCGAAAAGCTGA
- a CDS encoding PepSY domain-containing protein: MIKKTFAALIATAGLLSAGAALADRPGAGWITIEKAIDTAKTKAGYVEIYEISADNDGYWEGEGRKADGVVYEFRIDGASGNILRDQKD; this comes from the coding sequence ATGATCAAAAAGACATTCGCAGCCCTGATTGCCACTGCCGGTTTGCTCAGCGCCGGTGCCGCTCTGGCGGACAGGCCAGGCGCAGGCTGGATCACCATCGAAAAAGCCATCGACACCGCCAAGACCAAGGCTGGTTATGTCGAAATCTATGAGATCAGCGCCGACAACGACGGTTACTGGGAAGGTGAAGGGCGCAAGGCCGACGGGGTTGTTTATGAATTCCGCATCGATGGCGCCTCGGGCAATATCCTGCGTGATCAGAAGGACTAA
- a CDS encoding dermonecrotic toxin domain-containing protein, protein MQARLNSADEQDDLLAFLSVSLRKELVEKRGITVTRQTIDGDVFEDQQTAITHSQQACARDLLDELKRLPALNALLEKILGELLQPHFGDLPQSSTRVAFYAATKPSSTDAGRHWVDSRSLIEALLLHFRRQQWPHGQTVEFSHPARLSSTDDQSAWATAITSASSKLIMLLFRQLEGYWNAASFEGSPRRTFFSQTLQDQARADLMIKRETQILSAGEFDALHSLVREPSVVVRLPTFETVCLSEQTASVELAGSLMINHDKAYLYTPSQGLQVLTNYADLKQTLTAKLQAAGHEDELYGLMSLQERNRYLGFANVQVSGENISGEIMPTLFEAILTKQRQNIEFVLQRYRQGERTTDVHALFDKALDIRSMIHERLLELDVNERWSTRPLFTSAPPSSLVQADKAAQLATSLGRTLDSLTSHFKDQPTANGAEQRTFLEGILWKLAQAFEDGLRGEAFVRSVSGSWREAERKIVDTVFDARHPTRSDRQSLNGFRPDAWSLTLDCAESTAELPLAYCVLLTERGGMDVEHSGRAILWTPAMGLELFADMGVAQKQLQQRLDDNNQSHTLLENLPIAQHRLDQQYTLGSFQLIEGRVSNDRMQSGIEDFLAECEMLRVCIKDPDTLAAFLDRMKNAVIDTNLRRAVDLARTLSRHLDYPDWLRMASATEQRTQLALLDELRRAFIEGKDFLDEVPTLASYIEQTLKSLLDARFPGNGLKPKDIQITPNLTLAGPACDLLEFALHHYNVVQDSGFKVTSNIATALPKDFAQTAVRQLLQSLDIATTYTAKVTQALSGDSTAARLSKKRFLRQLPWQLMQHAHSMKLQQQLSDTGYDYICQILDMPDGIARAMVVDAHAIACPLSLIKTAGADGVDTLGLYVFGPGAGQTGPRVLYAPYSRCVFREFENEAQLIEAVNTPGHFQDLIIRRLPDGQQAIFRNLLKTTIGKPSEITLQSTPINGNVLDRLHKDTLNLLPQLLSSQPQINAQADWEAARFLFSHGVRLVPHLLPGKLASLLFLWKSYQDFKASAEDLQDHHWANGLKNFIEGAISLFSLGRLSWETETQTATSEFAAEAQTSAQTDSTVKVASRWAKAPPASPSRVALQPFETSKALKDLKLESNRLVYRDSATTDQYVAIAGKVYPVVQAEKTWFLRKEDRSQGPALAEKNSRLVIAQAGQTVQRCRRKGPAELQKQVEDSRSITMYIQAKGMAQINRRSPARAFVIQQAVTRARTYALNCLHNFVIHRDNLGGTRVEKVLRNILDVPHITPALQRKFEKVIIPLCRELTDPEDDLLYTERFFAGLNQRYGDDTVAFVFKQDRKKIVHFTEHFFNPALDVYTAFLPPRFNVDSHARAVTLIHELSHLVCDSEDLVSLDAMAPFPGLIDTTTADGQLLKDDLDSRRRSLSRATPSAQLFASKDETGAWVGMDKITSQADDYEKILSLTKTRNLADARKAFRNPVSDEARVDVILANADSIALLISELGQKLDPLPAPIPLPAPTATVSKTAQPER, encoded by the coding sequence TTGCAGGCGCGACTGAACAGTGCAGACGAGCAAGATGATCTGTTGGCTTTTCTCAGTGTTTCGCTGCGCAAGGAGCTGGTGGAGAAACGCGGCATTACCGTCACCCGACAAACCATCGACGGTGATGTCTTCGAGGATCAGCAAACAGCGATCACCCATTCGCAACAAGCCTGCGCACGCGACTTGCTCGACGAACTGAAACGCCTGCCTGCGCTCAACGCCCTGCTGGAAAAAATCCTCGGTGAACTGCTCCAGCCGCACTTCGGCGATTTGCCGCAGTCGAGCACACGTGTGGCTTTTTACGCCGCTACGAAACCCTCCTCCACCGATGCAGGCAGGCACTGGGTTGATTCGCGCTCGCTGATTGAAGCGCTGCTGCTGCATTTTCGCCGTCAGCAATGGCCCCACGGTCAGACTGTCGAGTTTTCACACCCCGCCCGCCTGTCCAGCACTGATGATCAATCCGCGTGGGCAACCGCTATCACCTCGGCTTCGAGCAAACTGATCATGCTGTTGTTCCGTCAGCTCGAGGGCTACTGGAATGCCGCGTCATTCGAGGGCTCGCCCAGGCGCACCTTCTTCAGCCAGACGCTACAGGACCAGGCGCGCGCCGATCTGATGATCAAGCGCGAAACACAAATCCTCTCCGCCGGCGAGTTCGACGCGCTGCACAGTCTGGTACGTGAGCCGTCCGTGGTGGTACGCCTGCCAACGTTCGAAACCGTGTGCCTGAGCGAACAGACAGCATCTGTCGAACTGGCCGGTTCGTTGATGATCAATCATGACAAGGCCTATCTCTATACCCCCAGCCAGGGCCTGCAGGTACTCACGAACTACGCCGACCTCAAACAGACGCTCACCGCGAAACTGCAGGCTGCCGGGCACGAAGACGAACTGTACGGACTGATGAGTCTGCAAGAGCGCAATCGCTACCTGGGTTTCGCTAACGTCCAGGTGTCCGGGGAAAACATCAGCGGTGAGATCATGCCGACGCTGTTCGAGGCAATTCTTACCAAACAACGTCAGAACATTGAGTTCGTCCTGCAGCGCTATCGCCAGGGCGAACGCACCACAGACGTTCATGCACTCTTCGACAAGGCGCTGGATATCCGCTCGATGATCCATGAGCGGTTGCTCGAACTCGACGTCAATGAGCGCTGGAGTACCCGACCGTTGTTTACCAGCGCGCCGCCATCCTCACTTGTGCAGGCCGACAAGGCGGCACAATTGGCGACAAGTCTGGGCCGCACGCTGGATAGTCTGACCAGCCACTTCAAAGACCAGCCGACCGCGAACGGCGCCGAACAGCGCACTTTTCTCGAAGGCATTCTCTGGAAGCTCGCGCAGGCGTTCGAAGATGGCTTGCGCGGTGAGGCGTTCGTGCGAAGTGTCAGCGGATCATGGCGGGAGGCGGAACGAAAAATCGTCGATACCGTGTTCGATGCCCGGCATCCGACACGCAGCGATCGCCAGTCACTCAACGGTTTTCGCCCGGATGCCTGGTCGCTCACGCTCGATTGTGCCGAGTCCACCGCTGAGCTGCCGCTCGCCTACTGCGTGCTGCTGACCGAGCGCGGCGGCATGGACGTCGAGCACTCGGGGCGCGCGATCCTGTGGACACCGGCCATGGGCCTGGAATTGTTCGCCGATATGGGCGTTGCGCAAAAACAGTTGCAACAACGCTTGGACGACAACAATCAGAGCCATACGCTGCTGGAGAATCTGCCAATAGCGCAGCATCGACTGGACCAGCAATACACGCTCGGCAGCTTCCAATTGATTGAGGGCCGTGTGTCCAACGACCGCATGCAGTCGGGCATCGAAGACTTCCTCGCTGAATGCGAAATGCTACGCGTCTGTATCAAGGACCCAGACACATTGGCGGCCTTCCTTGACCGGATGAAGAACGCTGTCATCGATACCAATCTGCGCCGCGCCGTCGATCTTGCACGTACCCTTTCCCGTCATCTGGACTATCCCGACTGGTTGCGCATGGCCTCGGCGACGGAGCAGCGCACACAACTCGCCCTGCTGGATGAACTGCGGCGCGCCTTTATCGAGGGCAAGGATTTTCTCGATGAGGTCCCGACTCTGGCCAGTTATATCGAGCAAACCCTGAAAAGCCTGCTCGACGCCAGATTCCCGGGCAACGGGCTCAAGCCAAAGGATATCCAGATCACCCCGAACCTGACGCTGGCTGGCCCGGCCTGCGACCTTCTGGAGTTCGCCCTGCATCACTACAACGTTGTGCAGGACAGCGGTTTCAAAGTGACCTCGAACATAGCCACCGCATTACCGAAAGATTTCGCCCAGACCGCCGTACGGCAATTACTGCAATCGCTCGACATCGCTACAACCTACACGGCAAAAGTGACCCAGGCGCTGTCCGGCGACAGCACGGCTGCACGCCTCAGCAAGAAGCGGTTTTTACGCCAGTTGCCCTGGCAATTGATGCAGCACGCCCACTCGATGAAGTTGCAGCAACAACTGTCGGACACCGGCTACGACTACATTTGTCAGATACTCGACATGCCGGACGGGATAGCGCGGGCCATGGTCGTGGATGCTCACGCCATCGCCTGCCCGCTGTCGTTGATCAAGACCGCGGGCGCTGATGGCGTCGACACGCTCGGCCTGTACGTCTTCGGACCGGGCGCTGGGCAGACAGGCCCGCGGGTGCTCTATGCGCCTTACTCCCGATGCGTATTTCGCGAGTTCGAGAACGAAGCGCAACTGATCGAAGCAGTGAATACGCCCGGGCATTTCCAGGACCTGATCATCCGGCGTCTGCCGGACGGGCAGCAGGCCATTTTCAGGAATCTGCTGAAAACGACGATCGGCAAACCCAGCGAGATCACCCTTCAAAGCACGCCCATAAACGGCAATGTGCTTGATCGGTTGCACAAGGACACCCTCAACCTTCTGCCACAACTGCTCAGCAGCCAGCCACAGATCAATGCCCAAGCGGATTGGGAAGCAGCCAGGTTTCTCTTCAGTCACGGCGTCCGGCTGGTGCCGCACTTGTTGCCGGGGAAACTGGCCTCTTTGCTGTTCCTCTGGAAAAGCTATCAGGACTTCAAGGCGTCCGCCGAAGACCTCCAGGACCACCATTGGGCCAACGGCCTGAAAAACTTCATCGAGGGTGCCATTTCGCTGTTCAGTCTGGGACGCTTGTCATGGGAGACCGAGACGCAGACAGCCACCAGCGAATTTGCCGCTGAGGCGCAGACATCTGCGCAGACCGATAGCACCGTAAAGGTTGCCTCGCGCTGGGCAAAAGCACCGCCCGCCTCGCCCTCCCGCGTTGCCTTGCAGCCCTTTGAAACCAGCAAGGCGCTGAAAGACCTAAAGCTTGAGAGCAACCGGCTGGTTTATCGGGACTCCGCCACAACTGACCAATACGTGGCGATTGCCGGCAAGGTCTATCCAGTCGTTCAGGCCGAGAAAACATGGTTCCTGCGCAAAGAAGATCGCAGCCAAGGGCCGGCACTGGCAGAGAAGAATTCAAGGCTGGTCATTGCACAGGCCGGCCAGACGGTGCAGCGCTGTCGCAGGAAGGGGCCGGCCGAACTGCAAAAGCAAGTCGAGGATAGCCGCTCGATCACCATGTACATCCAGGCCAAAGGGATGGCGCAGATCAACCGTCGCTCACCTGCCAGGGCCTTTGTGATACAGCAAGCGGTCACCCGGGCAAGAACCTATGCGCTCAATTGTCTGCATAACTTTGTCATCCATCGCGACAACCTGGGGGGTACACGGGTGGAGAAGGTGCTCAGGAACATTCTCGATGTGCCTCACATCACGCCCGCGCTGCAGAGGAAATTCGAAAAGGTGATCATCCCGCTGTGCCGTGAGCTGACGGATCCCGAGGATGATCTGCTTTACACAGAGCGCTTCTTCGCCGGCCTGAACCAGCGCTACGGCGACGATACGGTTGCCTTCGTTTTCAAACAGGACCGCAAGAAGATCGTCCACTTCACCGAACATTTCTTCAATCCGGCGCTGGATGTCTACACGGCCTTCCTGCCTCCAAGATTCAATGTGGACTCGCACGCACGTGCGGTCACCCTGATCCATGAACTTTCGCATCTGGTCTGCGATAGCGAGGATCTGGTCTCCCTTGACGCGATGGCCCCCTTTCCGGGCCTCATCGATACCACCACTGCGGACGGACAGCTGCTCAAGGATGATCTGGATAGCCGCCGTCGATCGCTCTCGCGCGCTACGCCTTCTGCACAATTGTTCGCGAGTAAAGACGAGACGGGCGCCTGGGTGGGCATGGATAAGATAACGTCGCAAGCCGATGACTACGAAAAAATTCTCAGCCTAACCAAAACCAGGAATCTTGCAGACGCGCGTAAAGCGTTCCGCAATCCGGTGTCTGACGAAGCACGCGTTGACGTGATACTCGCCAACGCTGACTCGATCGCGTTGCTCATCAGCGAATTGGGCCAGAAACTCGATCCGCTTCCGGCTCCCATCCCGTTGCCGGCGCCGACCGCAACCGTGTCGAAAACCGCGCAACCCGAGAGGTGA
- a CDS encoding Ldh family oxidoreductase yields MSALHDQGSPTLSLEALTQLLEAIFLRHGTSSDVARVLAANCAGAERDGAHSHGVFRMPGYVSTLKSGWVNGHAVPQVEDVAPGFVRVDAGNGFAQPALAAARALLVEKARHAGIAVLAIRNSHHFAALWPDVEPFADEGLVALSVVNSMTCVVPHGADRPLFGTNPIAFAAPRANAAPIVFDLATSAIAHGDVQIAARKGEKLPAGMGVDSLGQPTQDPRAILEGGALLPFGGHKGSALSMMVELLAAALTGGNFSFEFDWSNHPGAKTPWTGQLLIVIDPSKAAGQSFAQRSEELVRQMHGVGLKRLPGDRRHWQRSRSMLEGITLDEQTLAQLRELAGE; encoded by the coding sequence ATGTCTGCGCTACACGATCAGGGCTCGCCCACGTTATCCCTCGAAGCACTCACGCAACTGCTTGAAGCGATTTTCCTGCGCCACGGCACTTCCAGCGATGTCGCCCGGGTACTGGCGGCCAACTGTGCCGGCGCCGAGCGCGATGGCGCCCATAGTCATGGTGTATTCCGCATGCCCGGCTACGTCTCGACCCTGAAAAGCGGCTGGGTCAATGGCCACGCAGTGCCGCAGGTCGAAGACGTCGCGCCCGGTTTTGTCCGGGTCGACGCCGGCAATGGTTTTGCCCAGCCCGCGCTGGCCGCTGCGCGAGCATTGCTGGTGGAAAAGGCGCGTCACGCCGGGATTGCAGTGTTGGCGATTCGTAACTCGCATCACTTCGCCGCGTTGTGGCCGGATGTCGAGCCGTTCGCCGACGAAGGTCTGGTGGCGCTGAGCGTGGTCAACAGCATGACCTGCGTTGTCCCGCATGGTGCCGACCGGCCGCTGTTCGGCACCAATCCGATCGCCTTTGCCGCGCCACGAGCCAATGCCGCCCCGATCGTTTTCGACCTGGCCACCAGTGCCATCGCCCATGGCGACGTGCAGATCGCTGCGCGCAAAGGCGAAAAACTCCCGGCCGGGATGGGCGTCGACAGCTTGGGTCAGCCCACCCAGGATCCCCGGGCGATTCTCGAAGGCGGTGCATTGCTGCCGTTTGGCGGGCACAAGGGTTCGGCGCTGTCGATGATGGTCGAGTTGCTGGCAGCGGCGTTGACCGGTGGCAATTTTTCCTTCGAGTTCGACTGGTCCAACCATCCCGGCGCAAAGACTCCGTGGACGGGGCAGTTATTGATTGTGATTGATCCGAGCAAAGCCGCGGGGCAGAGTTTTGCCCAGCGCAGCGAGGAACTGGTGCGACAGATGCACGGGGTCGGGCTCAAGCGGCTGCCGGGGGATCGGCGGCATTGGCAGCGCAGTCGGTCGATGCTGGAAGGGATTACCCTGGATGAGCAGACATTGGCGCAGTTGCGGGAATTGGCGGGGGAGTGA
- a CDS encoding DUF883 family protein codes for MARKTASQAAEEQIKDQAFSELQALIEESDKLLKSSASLVGEEAETLRAQIAQKLQQALDSVSSVRDRTKPAVEATENYIGGHPWQTVAISAGFGLVVGLLLGRR; via the coding sequence ATGGCCCGTAAAACCGCCTCGCAAGCTGCCGAAGAGCAAATCAAGGATCAAGCTTTCAGCGAGCTTCAGGCTCTGATCGAAGAATCGGACAAACTGCTCAAGAGCAGCGCTTCACTGGTCGGCGAAGAAGCGGAAACGCTGCGTGCCCAGATCGCCCAGAAACTGCAGCAGGCGCTGGACTCGGTATCCAGCGTGCGCGACCGCACCAAACCCGCCGTTGAAGCTACCGAAAACTACATCGGCGGCCACCCATGGCAGACCGTGGCGATCTCCGCCGGTTTCGGCCTGGTGGTGGGCCTGCTGCTCGGTCGTCGCTGA
- a CDS encoding LysR family transcriptional regulator, with protein sequence MSQMNIADVDLNLLKVFEALHEESSASRAALRLGVTQSAVSAALRRLREVYGDQLFVRTGRGLAPTLQANQLKPVISDALNKCRQSLAMLDPAANHYDGRSVAIGLSDDFEIAYGRRLIEEIARRAPKLRLIFRQTHSQIVARALMERSIDLAITAGGFAERLLSRQVLAEGGYACLVDPDSLAPGQQQIELQEFVAREHILVSSGGFIGITDEGLAAVGLSRRVCASTTHFAALPFLLKGSQAVATIPAHAAASIAGLSGLALLPCPLALPRYPIELGWRTSTQIDPVLVKVREAIAATFGQA encoded by the coding sequence ATGAGCCAAATGAATATCGCCGACGTCGACCTCAACCTGCTGAAAGTCTTTGAAGCGCTGCACGAAGAGTCCAGCGCCAGCCGCGCCGCCCTGCGCCTTGGCGTCACGCAATCGGCGGTAAGTGCCGCGTTGCGCCGCTTGCGCGAGGTCTATGGCGATCAGTTGTTCGTGCGCACCGGGCGCGGTCTGGCGCCAACCCTGCAGGCCAACCAGCTGAAACCGGTGATCAGCGATGCGCTGAACAAATGCCGACAGAGCCTGGCCATGCTCGATCCGGCGGCCAACCACTATGACGGGCGCTCGGTGGCGATCGGTCTGTCAGATGATTTTGAAATTGCCTACGGGCGCCGCTTGATCGAGGAAATCGCTCGTCGCGCACCTAAACTGCGGCTGATCTTTCGCCAGACCCACAGCCAGATCGTCGCCCGTGCGTTGATGGAACGCAGCATTGACCTGGCAATCACCGCCGGCGGGTTTGCCGAGCGTCTGCTCAGTCGTCAGGTATTGGCGGAAGGTGGCTACGCGTGCCTGGTCGATCCCGACAGTCTCGCGCCGGGCCAGCAGCAGATCGAGTTGCAGGAGTTCGTCGCCCGCGAGCACATTCTGGTGTCATCGGGTGGCTTTATCGGCATCACCGATGAAGGCTTGGCGGCCGTGGGATTGAGCCGCCGGGTCTGCGCCTCGACCACGCATTTTGCCGCGCTGCCCTTTCTGCTCAAGGGCAGTCAGGCGGTGGCGACCATTCCGGCCCACGCCGCGGCGAGCATCGCGGGACTGAGCGGGCTGGCATTGCTGCCCTGCCCCTTGGCCTTGCCGCGCTATCCGATCGAACTGGGCTGGCGCACCAGCACGCAGATCGATCCGGTGCTGGTGAAGGTTCGCGAGGCGATTGCCGCGACGTTCGGCCAGGCGTGA